In Oreochromis aureus strain Israel breed Guangdong linkage group 15, ZZ_aureus, whole genome shotgun sequence, a single genomic region encodes these proteins:
- the pex3 gene encoding peroxisomal biogenesis factor 3, with translation MFSSAWNFIKRHKKKFIFTGALIGGVYLLGKYAQIKFREIQEREATEYIAQARRQFHFESNQRTCNMTVLSMLPALKEAIVTQLNSESLTTLLKSKPANKLEIWEDLKIISFTRTIVAVYSTCMLVVLLRVQLNIIGGYLYLDNSVGKSTTTLLAPPDVQQQYLSSIQHLLGDGLTELITVVKKAVQSSLGSVSLKETWSLLELEQQLNWIRAEMEASSRRSLSWYLLADDENVLADQACGLTENDIMTIKLLNETRDMLDSPDFTTVLKACLNRGFSRLCDNLAEFFRPPPGDSAPSCGPDSLSAVSLPLAKIIPIINGQINTICSETPSHFVQELLMNDQVKEFAANVYETFSTPQELQK, from the exons ATGTTTTCGTCTGCGTGGAATTTTATAAAACGCCATaaaaagaaatttattttcaccGGAGCTCTAATTGGAG GCGTGTACCTTCTAGGTAAATATGCCCAGATAAAGTTCCGCGAGATCCAAGAGAGGGAGGCTACAGAGTACATTGCTCAGGCCAGAAGACAGTTCCACTTCGAGAGCAACCAGAGGACCTGCAACATGACTG TGCTGTCCATGCTCCCGGCGCTCAAAGAAGCCATTGTCACGCAACTCAACTCAGAAAGTCTCACAACACTACTCAAGTCCAA ACCGGCTAATAAACTGGAGATTTGGGAAGATTTAAAGATCATCA GTTTTACACGCACGATTGTGGCGGTGTACAGCACCTGTATGCTGGTGGTTTTACTGAGAGTCCAGCTGAACATCATTGGAGGATACCTGTACCTGGATAACTCAGTGGGAAAGAGCACAACG ACTCTTCTTGCCCCCCCAGACGTCCAGCAGCAGTACTTGTCAAGTATCCAGCACCTACTGGGAGACG GTTTGACAGAGCTGATAACAGTAGTGAAGAAGGCGGTACAGAGCTCACTGGGAAG CGTGTCTCTGAAGGAGACCTGGTCTCTGCTGGAGTTGGAGCAGCAGCTGAACTGGATCAGAGCGGAGATGGAGGCCAGCTCGAGGCGGTCTCTGTCCTGGTACCTGCTTGCAGATGACGAGAACGTGCTGGCCGATCAG GCGTGCGGGCTTACAGAGAATGACATTATGACCATAAAGCTGCTTAACGAGACTAGAGACATGCTGGATAG TCCAGACTTCACCACTGTCCTCAAAGCCTGTCTGAACCGAGGTTTCTCCCGTCTCTGTGACAACCTGGCCGAGTTCTTCCGCCCGCCTCCAGGTGACTCTGCCCCCAGCTGTGGACCTGATAG tCTGTCTGCAGTCAGTCTGCCGCTGGCAAAGATCATCCCCATCATCAACGGTCAGATCAACACCATCTGCAGCGAGACCCCCAGTCACTTTGTTCAG gagctgctgatgAACGACCAGGTGAAGGAGTTTGCAGCCAATGTCTACGAGACCTTCAGCACGCCGCAGGAGCTGCAGAAGTAA
- the adat2 gene encoding tRNA-specific adenosine deaminase 2, producing the protein MGTEEGGKEESVELFCPSEEEIERWMARAFDMAKEALENGEVPVGCLMVYKDEVVGKGRNEVNETKNATRHAEMVALDQVLDWCWRSSLDVKSVCERIALYVTVEPCIMCAAALRLLNIPVVVYGCRNERFGGCGSVLDVSSADLPHTGTQFKCISGHRAEEAIDMLKTFYKQENPNAPKPKTRKE; encoded by the exons ATGGGAACAGAGGAGGGTGGTAAAGAAGAGTCTGTGGAGCTGTTCTGTCCAAGTGAAGAGGAAATTGAGAGGTGGATGGCCAGAGCTTTTGACATG GCCAAAGAAGCTCTGGAGAATGGAGAGGTGCCTGTCGGATGTCTCATGGTCTACAAAGACGAAGTTGTGGGGAAGGGAAGGAATGAAGTCAATGAGACTAAAAAT GCCACTCGGCACGCTGAGATGGTCGCTCTGGATCAGGTCCTGGACTGGTGTTGGCGTAGCAGCTTGGACGTGAAGAGCGTGTGCGAGCGGATAGCGCTGTACGTCACCGTGGAGCCGTGCATAATGTGTGCTGCAGCGCTGCGCCTCCTCA ACATCCCCGTGGTCGTGTACGGCTGCAGGAACGAGCGCTTCGGAGGCTGCGGCTCAGTCctggatgtctcctctgcagacCTGCCTCACACTGGGACCCAGTTCAAG tgtatTTCAGGTCACAGAGCAGAGGAAGCTATAGACATGCTGAAGACTTTCTACAAACAGGAGAATCCAAatg CCCCCAAACCCAAAACAAGGAAGGAGTGA